The following coding sequences are from one Leptolyngbya sp. NIES-3755 window:
- a CDS encoding hypothetical protein (similar to AA sequence:cyanobase_aa:LBDG_11700) encodes MTLQELQKQVLQLPIRERWQLVQTVLLSLQEETSLEKKPKNLSRLRGIAKVAPTPTDAENAEDYATYLTEKYQ; translated from the coding sequence ATGACACTACAAGAATTGCAAAAACAGGTCTTGCAATTGCCGATTCGAGAGCGATGGCAATTAGTTCAGACGGTTCTTCTTTCTTTGCAGGAAGAGACATCTTTAGAGAAGAAGCCGAAAAATCTATCTCGTCTCCGGGGAATTGCGAAGGTTGCACCCACGCCAACGGACGCTGAGAATGCTGAAGATTACGCAACTTATCTGACTGAGAAATACCAGTAA
- a CDS encoding hypothetical protein (conserved hypothetical protein;~similar to AA sequence:cyanobase_aa:LBDG_24820): MRVLIDTNVVLDFLQEREPFVEDAARLFERIDAGEIEGFIAATTITNIYYIVRKAAGVEASEEAISQILSDLQICAVDRAILEQAVILKFRDFEDAVQYACAIAYGVDAIVTRDLSGFTSAAIPVKSPRELIGLL, from the coding sequence ATGCGAGTTTTGATTGATACGAATGTAGTTCTAGATTTTTTACAGGAAAGAGAGCCATTTGTAGAGGATGCTGCTCGATTGTTTGAGCGAATTGATGCAGGAGAGATTGAAGGTTTTATTGCTGCAACTACGATTACTAATATCTATTACATTGTTCGGAAAGCAGCAGGGGTAGAGGCATCTGAAGAGGCTATCAGTCAAATTCTCAGTGATTTGCAGATTTGTGCAGTCGATCGAGCAATTTTAGAACAAGCCGTTATTTTGAAATTTCGAGATTTTGAGGATGCGGTTCAGTATGCTTGTGCGATCGCTTATGGTGTTGATGCGATCGTGACTCGCGATTTGTCCGGGTTTACGAGTGCAGCAATTCCAGTTAAGTCGCCAAGAGAATTGATCGGATTATTATGA